The following nucleotide sequence is from Podospora bellae-mahoneyi strain CBS 112042 chromosome 1 map unlocalized CBS112042p_1, whole genome shotgun sequence.
GGAAGCATCACACTTACCATGATCTGACGCGTGTCGTTTTTGATACGTGGCAGCACGTattctctcctccctctcttctctctgcCTTCTccgcgggggggggggaggggagttgattgagggggagggggagagcaAGTCATTATGTCATTGGTTGAGAACATGTTTCACTAACGGATTTATTTTCTCATGTCTTATAGGCGACGGAGATTCCTACATGGACGatcaacagcatcatcaccaccatcaacccccgaCCCAGGCTGGATCTGCCTCGGGGTCCGAAGACCGTCCTTCTCAGGTTTTCACCGGCTATGGCTCCTACAACGGCGCGCCCACCCACGCTGGCTCGTCCAACTCGATGTCGATTCACGACCAGCTGAGCGGCTCGCCTCATgccagcggcggcggcggcgcgaTTGCGGCTCGCAGGATGAGCGCCGGGCGTGACCCCCGGGATGACGAGCCCGAGGATTTGTTCCCCGATATccccgaggccaagaagcgcaagTTTATTCTGGTCGAGGACTCCGACAGGCAGAGCCGCCTCCGGGTGCGCGTCACGCTGGACGGCGTGGACACGCGCGAGATTCCCGATAGTTTCCGCAAGAGCAGTAGTGTTTATCCCAGGTCGTACTTCCCCCGGGAGATGCAGAGCCCGCCCCCGAGCGCGACGGGAAGCAAGTTTTTCTTGGACGACGCGAGTGATCATGACGGCAATGAGGACGATGGGACGACCGATACCGAGGGTCGCCGTGCTGGTCGCGGCGCCAGAAGCAGAGGTCGGATCATGGTCAAGGTTCCCATGGGCGAGGGccaggaaggggaggtggccattccgaggatgaggaaggggtttagggggaaggaggtgaggctGAATGATTTGGGGTATCGGATGGCCTGGTTGCAGAGTAGGGTTTTTGCAGGGAGGACGGTGTTTTTGCAGCGAGCTTGTAAgtttttttcatttttgcTGGCGAAGATTATGGACTGACATGTCGGTAGTGGACTGCTACAGAAACAAGACTCGAAGCGCCATGGAGTCGGTCATGCAAGACGTCAAGACGGCGGCGCCGCACTACGAAACGCGAGTCGGCAAGAGAAAGTGGAACGATCGGATGCgcgggggggagaagaaggaggacgatTAGTTTCTGTCTTCCACCTTGCGCGACGTCTCTTTTTCTTGCGGAGCCACTTTCATggacaacgacgacgacgtttATGAGCATGAGCAATGAGCATGTGAGCTGGCCGTCTTTCTCCTGGCAGCACAATCCAAAAGTTCACGACTCTTTtgcagaagaggaaaaaaaagcatC
It contains:
- a CDS encoding uncharacterized protein (EggNog:ENOG503NW3C; COG:S), which produces MDDQQHHHHHQPPTQAGSASGSEDRPSQVFTGYGSYNGAPTHAGSSNSMSIHDQLSGSPHASGGGGAIAARRMSAGRDPRDDEPEDLFPDIPEAKKRKFILVEDSDRQSRLRVRVTLDGVDTREIPDSFRKSSSVYPRSYFPREMQSPPPSATGSKFFLDDASDHDGNEDDGTTDTEGRRAGRGARSRGRIMVKVPMGEGQEGEVAIPRMRKGFRGKEVRLNDLGYRMAWLQSRVFAGRTVFLQRALDCYRNKTRSAMESVMQDVKTAAPHYETRVGKRKWNDRMRGGEKKEDD